The genomic stretch TAATCATAAGTTGACTCCTTACCTTCAGAATCAGCAGCTAGCTTGCTATTAGCTAATGGCGTGTCAAATTCCTTTGCATTCTGTAATGCGTACTTTTTCAGTAGCGAAGTAATGTACGACTTTTGATTTATAGTAACTTTTCCATCATTACAATCAATATTTATtcctaaataatatttcaacggCCCTAAGTCTTTgagtgaaaagtatttttgtaaatcacttttgactttgacatacgAAATGTCgttcttgtaaaatataattaggtCATCAACAAATATGGCCAGTAATATTATTTCAGAACCAATGAGTTTCTTATATACACATGGTTCAGTAGGCAGCCTATTAAAACCTATTTTAGACAAGGTTTCGTTAAGTTTAATGTTCCACGCACGAGGGGCTTGCTTTAGCCCATATAAGGACTTTTGCAGGAGACATACCTTATCTTCATGGCCCTTCTTCACAAAACCTTGAGGCTGGTCCATGTAGACCTCCTCTTCTAGGTCGCCATTCAAAAAGGCAGTGTCGACATCCAAGTGATGCATTTTAAGGTCCATTTCGGCGGCTAAGGCAAATAAAGTACGCAGAGATGAATGTCTGATCACCGGCGAAAAAGTCTCGTGGTAATCTACTCCCGCGACTTGATTAAAGCCCTTTATTACTAGTCTAGCTTTATACCTAGTGATATTACCGTGTGTATCTGTCTTCAACTTGTACACCCATTTGCAGGGAATTATTTTACGATCAGGCCTGTCCACCAGCTTCCATGTATTCATTTTCATTAGCGAATCATACTCATCTTGCATGGCTGACTTCCATTTATCCGCGTCATCGTCTCGCATGGCTTGAGAGTACGTTTGAGGTTCTCTGTCCTCAGCTAATGTGTGATAGGAGAAATAATCTGGAGGTTTTCTATCCCTAGTTGGATATCTCCGATCTTCTACCACAGGACAGTCCTCCAATACCTCAGTCTCAGGTGGACATGACGTTTCAGGAAGTGGATCAGCAGAAGCATCATGAAATTCTTCCTGTAACATATCATTTGCCTCATGAATAGTACTAGGAGAGGCATTCGACTCTCTAGATACATTTTCCTCGCATACAGGAGCAGGGGACTCTACCAACCTATCTTCTCGTTCTTGTACCGGTCTCATATTGTCTAACAGTATGACAGGACCAGATACTGGAACGTTTTGGACGTACTTGGctcttcattcaatttattgttCTTCAAACTTGTGAAGCAACCTTCGAAGAATGTAACGTCACGTGACTTAGTAAACCTTCTTGGATATTGAGGATCTCTGAATATGTAACTATTTGGATCATCTGAATATCCAACAAAGATACATTCAATCgctttcatatcaaatttctccgTTGACAATCAGGTACATGAATCATAGCTCGACACCCGAAAACCCTAAGGTTACTTAGATTCGGTTTACGATCATACAATTTCTCAAAAGGAGTTAAGTTGTTAAGCGCGCGATGGGGGGACCTATTCTTTAATACACCGAAGTTTGTACCGCGTCTTCCCATACGCTTTGAGAGAGAACACTGTGCCAACATAGAACGAGCTTTCTCGATTACTGAGCGTATAGTTCGTTCTGCTAATCCATTTGTTGCGGACTGTACTTCACTGTCGTTTGGTGCACAATACCATTAGTACGAAAATGATCTGACAGTTCTTTGTTGACATATTCACCTCCATTGTCCGTCCTAACAGCTTTTATTTGAGCTCCAGTTTGCCGTTCCACTAATTTTTGGAAATGGcaaaacttttctttcactTCTGTCTtcgaagaaataaaatatataaaaataaagcgtGTATAATCATCTACAAATAATAAGGCATACTTGTTACCTTGTAGAGAGGTTTCTGACATCGGTCCACAGATGTCGCTATGTATCAACTCAAGCAAAGACGTAGCTGGTTTATAGGCTATTTTCTTAAACGGTTTGCGAGCTTGCTTACCTTCGATACAGGCTACGCAACTCTCTTTGTCAATTTCTGTAAACTCTACACCTACATGACTATCTCTTAAATGGTTCATACCGATGCGACACAGATGACCCAAACGCTTGTGCCATAACTGGTACCTAGTAGCGGAGTCAGAGTGCACATCACAAGCTACATCGCGAGGCATATTGACAGTACAGTCTAATTTGTACAGACCTCTATAGGGCGAACCGTGAAGAATAGAGTCACCTACAAAAGAAAAGGTATCAGAATTATAGAAATTACAaccatttttatcaaaaagtacacTATAACCTTTTTCTACAGCCTTATAAACAGATATCAAATTACTATTTAAAGAAGGTACATAAATtgcatcttttattttattaacagtaGAAGAACCAGAGTGGATTGATATATCACCAATACCGCCACTGTCTATCTTGGTACCATCTGCAATAGTAACCTTTGTACTAGATTCTGGTGATCTTAAATTTTCGAACCATTCCAATCTCGATGTCATATGCGCGGTCGCTCCTGAGTCTATAGTCCAGTAGTCTTCACAGGCATTAGCACTGGTACCAAGAGCTACCACTGAAGCCGCTTCCTGTGCCTTCTTCTTTATCTTTCTTAAAGGACAATCTGGGCGCTTATGACCAGGTTCGTTACAATCATAACAAACAATAAGTTTCTTAACTTTTTTGGGCTTGACATCTCGCGATCGTAGAGCAGAATTAAGTTTGGTCGAATCTTCGCTTTTCGACACTTCGTTGAGAAGTTTAGACTTAACTAACTCTGTAGTCACGTTCTGATTGCTATTCTCAAGTGCCATAATCAAGGGATCAAACCTGAGTGTAAGTCCTCCGAGTAAAATAGCAGCAACAGACGAATCTTCAATAGTTTTCCCTATGTCAGATAAATCATGCACAGTTGTCATCACTGCATTGATATATGACTCTATATTAGGGAAATCTGACAAGCAAAGTCTATAAAGTCTTCGTTCTAAATAAAGGCGACGACCCATACCTTTATCCTCGTATGCAATCTGTAATGCAGTCCAGGCTTCCGACGCTGTTTTAGCACTTCTTACTTGCGTTATAGCCGAGCCTTCAAGTGTGAGGCATATCTTCGTCAAGGcctttttatcaatttttgacatagtATCTGCAGATATATTATGGCCTTCAGGATACCCTTCTATAGCTTCCCACAAATCCTCATGCATCAAATAGTTTcgcattttgaatttccaaGAATTATATCCGTCTCTATTAGTTAGACAAAAGTTGGGCAGTGAGGAAGAACTAGAACCTCTTACCCCATTGGTATCTCCTCGACTATGAGCCATTGTATCCTCAGATCAGCTGTCACAATATCGAAAAATCGGAACtgatatttttcacttttcgataaaatcacttcacaaataacaataaaacattaattcatattgaaatagtttttcttcaCAAAAGCTTCGTGCTGATAACGTTTTTGTAGTAAATGTTAAAGAAACGACATGCTTTGattggaatttgtattgaagtaaagtataaacaattatgtcagtcaagtttaaatataaggaaatagaaatttgattacaaaactttataaaaatagccagtacctatatacaacaatagagtacctattttaacATTAATAAGCCTCTTCTGTCTATTATGTTATACATTATTATGGGTTTACTGTAGGAAACCTATGAGCCAGTTGAACACGCACtttgctattttttactggtgtgcagTGAAactgatgaacgaaaagtgtgctgTTACAGCCAAAAGGTTGAAATTTACCAGATTACTAATACTAATGGTTTACAATAGATTGTAGCAATAATGCCTCTCTGTCATCTTTACTTCACAAGGTTTATTATATTCGGTAGTGTAAGAATACACAATACTAGTGAATGTTTAAGTTATGGTTTGATTTATTAACTTTCATAGGTGTGTTTAGTAGGTTATAAATAACTATGTGAAAAGATCATTACTAAGTATGTATCGGCtataatttaagtataaaacaaaatgtatgtatggctaaataaatagattgaaaataattatttttcaatgtcAAACTTACCCATTTGCGTTGGCTGCAATTATGCACTGTTAAGAGCAATCGTAAAACGTACACTGACGCGACTAAACGCGTTTCAGGTTTCAAGGTTTGTTTATTCAGTGAAATTAATTCTTTCCATACTTCAAAAACTGCAAAGTTTACGAATTGCTTACAGTGGATTTACTTTATTACTGTAAAGCTTAGAAGTATTCCAGAAGGCTGAAGCTATATATTATGAAGATTCTTTAAGTCTTTAATTTCAGATGAAAGACGAAATAAAATTGTACGGATACATTTTTCAGTGGATTTTCCCATAGAAACACCGGAACTGTAGGCAGTACATCGTGTGACAGTGACATTGACATTGGCTGTCAGGTCAGGTAGGTAAGGTAGCCACAACAAGCTTAAATTTCCGTTTAGAAAATCTATTAAGATACACCACCTcatgcacaattttttttaacactaccctaaattatttaaaaaatactaatttagtTAACACANNNNNNNNNNNNNNNNNNNNNNNNNNNNNNNNNNNNNNNNNNNNNNNNNNNNNNNNNNNNNNNNNNNNNNNNNNNNNNNNNNNNNNNNNNNNNNNNNNNNNNNNNNNNNNNNNNNNNNNNNNNNNNNNNNNNNNNNNNNNNNNNNNNNNNNNNNNNNNNNNNNNNNNNNNNNNNNNNNNNNNNNNNNNNNNNNNNNNNNNNNNNNNNNNNNNNNNNNNNNNNNNNNNNNNNNNNNNNNNNNNNNNNNNNNNNNNNNNNNNNNNNNNNNNNNNNNNNNNNNNNNNNNNNNNNNNNNNNNNNNNNNNNNNNNNNNNNNNNNNNNNNNNNNNNNNNNNNNNNNNNNNNNNNNNNNNNNNNNNNNNNNNNNNNNNNNNNNNNNNNNNNNNNNNNNNNNNNNNNNNNNNNNNNNNNNNNNNNNNNNNNNNNNNNNNNNNNNNNNNNNNNNNNNNNNNNNNNNNNNNNNNNNNNNNNNNNNNNNNNNNNNNNNNNNNNNNNNNNNNNNNNNNNNNNNNNNNNNNNNNNNNNNNNNNNNNNNNNNNNNNNNNNNNNNNNNNNNNNNNNNNNNNNNNNNNNNNNNNNNNNNNNNNNNNNNNNNNNNNNNNNNNNNNNNNNNNNNNNNNNNNNNNNNNNNNNNNNNNNNNNNNNNNNNNNNNNNNNNNNNNNNNNNNNNNNNNNNNNNNNNNNNNNNNNNNNNNNNNNNNNNNNNNNNNNNNNNNNNNNNNNNNNNNNNNNNNNNNNNNNNNNNNNNNNNNNNNNNNNNNNNNNNNNNNNNNNNNNNNNNNNNNNNNNNNNNNNNNNNNNNNNNNNNNNNNNNNNNNNNNNNNNNNNNNNNNNNNNNNNNNNNNNNNNNNNNNNNNNNNNNNNNNNNNNNNNNNNNNNNNNNNNNNNNNNNNNNNNNNNNNNNNNNNNNNNNNNNNNNNNNNNNNNNNNNNNNNNNNNNNNNNNNNNNNNNNNNNNNNNNNNNNNNNNNNNNNNNNNNNNNNNNNNNNNNNNNNNNNNNNNNNNNNNNNNNNNNNNNNNNNNNNNNNNNNNNNNNNNNNNNNNNNNNNNNNNNNNNNNNNNNNNNNNNNNNNNNNNNNNNNNNNNNNNNNNNNNNNNNNNNNNNNNNNNNNNNNNNNNNNNNNNNNNNNNNNNNNNNNNNNNNNNNNNNNNNNNNNNNNNNNNNNNNNNNNNNNNNNNNNNNNNNNNNNNNNNNNNNNNNNNNNNNNNNNNNNNNNNNNNNNNNNNNNNNNNNNNNNNNNNNNNNNNNNNNNNNNNNNNNNNNNNNNNNNNNNNNNNNNNNNNNNNNNNNNNNNNNNNNNNNNNNNNNNNNNNNNNNNNNNNNNNNNNNNNNNNNNNNNNNNNNNNNNNNNNNNNNNNNNNNNNNNNNNNNNNNNNNNNNNNNNNNNNNNNNNNNNNNNNNNNNNNNNNNNNNNNNNNNNNNNNNNNNNNNNNNNNNNNNNNNNNNNNNNNNNNNNNNNNNNNNNNNNNNNNNNNNNNNNNNNNNNNNNNNNNNNNNNNNNNNNNNNNNNNNNNNNNNNNNNNNNNNNNNNNNNNNNNNNNNNNNNNNNNNNNNNNNNNNNNNNNNNNNNNNNNNNNNNNNNNNNNNNNNNNNNNNNNNNNNNNNNNNNNNNNNNNNNNNNNNNNNNNNNNNNNNNNNNNNNNNNNNNNNNNNNNNNNNNNNNNNNNNNNNNNNNNNNNNNNNNNNNNNNNNNNNNNNNNNNNNNNNNNNNNNNNNNNNNNNNNNNNNNNNNNNNNNNNNNNNNNNNNNNNNNNNNNNNNNNNNNNNNNNNNNNNNNNNNNNNNNNNNNNNNNNNNNNNNNNNNNNNNNNNNNNNNNNNNNNNNNNNNNNNNNNNNNNNNNNNNNNNNNNNNNNNNNNNNNNNNNNNNNNNNNNNNNNNNNNNNNNNNNNNNNNNNNNNNNNNNNNNNNNNNNNNNNNNNNNNNNNNNNNNNNNNNNNNNNNNNNNNNNNNNNNNNNNNNNNNNNNNNNNNNNNNNNNNNNNNNNNNNNNNNNNNNNNNNNNNNNNNNNNNNNNNNNNNNNNNNNNNNNNNNNNNNNNNNNNNNNNNNNNNNNNNNNNNNNNNNNNNNNNNNNNNNNNNNNNNNNNNNNNNNNNNNNNNNNNNNNNNNNNNNNNNNNNNNNNNNNNNNNNNNNNNNNNNNNNNNNNNNNNNNNNNNNNNNNNNNNNNNNNNNNNNNNNNNNNNNNNNNNNNNNNNNNNNNNNNNNNNNNNNNNNNNNNNNNNNNNNNNNNNNNNNNNNNNNNNNNNNNNNNNNNNNNNNNNNNNNNNNNNNNNNNNNNNNNNNNNNNNNNNNNNNNNNNNNNNNNNNNNNNNNNNNNNNNNNNNNNNNNNNNNNNNNNNNNNNNNNNNNNNNNNNNNNNNNNNNNNNNNNNNNNNNNNNNNNNNNNNNNNNNNNN from Choristoneura fumiferana chromosome 24, NRCan_CFum_1, whole genome shotgun sequence encodes the following:
- the Gale gene encoding UDP-galactose 4'-epimerase isoform X2; translation: MRPVQEREDRLVESPAPVCEENVSRESNASPSTIHEANDMLQEEFHDASADPLPETSCPPETEVLEDCPVVEDRRYPTRDRKPPDYFSYHTLAEDREPQTYSQAMRDDDADKWKSAMQDEYDSLMKMNTWKLVDRPDRKIIPCKWVYKLKTDTHGNITRYKARLVIKGFNQVAGVDYHETFSPVIRHSSLRTLFALAAEMDLKMHHLDVDTAFLNGDLEEEVYMDQPQGFVKKGHEDKVCLLQKSLYGLKQAPRAWNIKLNETLSKIGFNRLPTEPCVYKKLIGSEIILLAIFVDDLIIFYKNDISYVKVKSDLQKYFSLKDLGPLKYYLGINIDCNDGKVTINQKSYITSLLKKYALQNAKEFDTPLANSKLAADSEGKESTYDYQQIIGCLMYLAVNTRPDIAFAASYLSQFNTKCGKIHWLAAKRVLQYLKRTIDYSIIYRKTGKPLMGYTDADWANCTSDRRSYTGYCFKLADGPVSWASKKQPTVALSSTEAEYMALTEAAKEATYLRRFIAQNNGLINPYNRWRGVRRLSYSGSPPRTIRAL
- the Gale gene encoding UDP-galactose 4'-epimerase isoform X3, with translation MRPVQEREDRLVESPAPVCEENVSRESNASPSTIHEANDMLQEEFHDASADPLPETSCPPETEVLEDCPVVEDRRYPTRDRKPPDYFSYHTLAEDREPQTYSQAMRDDDADKWKSAMQDEYDSLMKMNTWKLVDRPDRKIIPCKWVYKLKTDTHGNITRYKARLVIKGFNQVAGVDYHETFSPVIRHSSLRTLFALAAEMDLKMHHLDVDTAFLNGDLEEEVYMDQPQGFVKKGHEDKVCLLQKSLYGLKQAPRAWNIKLNETLSKIGFNRLPTEPCVYKKLIGSEIILLAIFVDDLIIFYKNDISYVKVKSDLQKYFSLKDLGPLKYYLGINIDCNDGKVTINQKSYITSLLKKYALQNAKEFDTPLANSKLAADSEDGPVSWASKKQPTVALSSTEAEYMALTEAAKEATYLRRFIAQVCSNNDQYPTITLYSDSQSAQNLAYNPVNHGRTKHIDTKFHFIREKVSDNIIKLKFISSSNMSADVLTKCLGKTAHQRCIQGLGLINLPS
- the Gale gene encoding UDP-galactose 4'-epimerase isoform X1, with protein sequence MRPVQEREDRLVESPAPVCEENVSRESNASPSTIHEANDMLQEEFHDASADPLPETSCPPETEVLEDCPVVEDRRYPTRDRKPPDYFSYHTLAEDREPQTYSQAMRDDDADKWKSAMQDEYDSLMKMNTWKLVDRPDRKIIPCKWVYKLKTDTHAAEMDLKMHHLDVDTAFLNGDLEEEVYMDQPQGFVKKGHEDKVCLLQKSLYGLKQAPRAWNIKLNETLSKIGFNRLPTEPCVYKKLIGSEIILLAIFVDDLIIFYKNDISYVKVKSDLQKYFSLKDLGPLKYYLGINIDCNDGKVTINQKSYITSLLKKYALQNAKEFDTPLANSKLAADSEGKESTYDYQQIIGCLMYLAVNTRPDIAFAASYLSQFNTKCGKIHWLAAKRVLQYLKRTIDYSIIYRKTGKPLMGYTDADWANCTSDRRSYTGYCFKLADGPVSWASKKQPTVALSSTEAEYMALTEAAKEATYLRRFIAQVCSNNDQYPTITLYSDSQSAQNLAYNPVNHGRTKHIDTKFHFIREKVSDNIIKLKFISSSNMSADVLTKCLGKTAHQRCIQGLGLINLPS